A genomic segment from Streptomyces sp. NBC_01233 encodes:
- a CDS encoding recombination directionality factor, with product MGSRILTMKRQAAELGRIRTGFSRPNSDPSKRPVPIKSKTFVFSSHSQAYVAAAAELWGGDVEAWTPQNQKIAQYRVISKATGIRAILPAGDPLSQSYEMWSGGGCSRRCDGETEQKTRKACLCLAQYGIDWHLRSPQQVCRPTSRINVMLPDLPDLGVWRLESKSYYAADAIAGGLDIVLQATEGRSMMPVRMWIEQRTAVREGKTKQFPVVMVVPSLPKLRHALSGPLSTAAALDPGVLVDRPAIEAPRPDYLADARGCRTEADVQMVWRKADGAGHGSPELLEDLKQIAADIARGVDPQTGALDSDDDDLDDDGVVDVEIVEDDEPPTAVGWPAVAAPGSGARS from the coding sequence ATGGGCTCCCGCATTCTGACGATGAAGCGGCAGGCCGCCGAGCTGGGGCGGATCCGCACCGGCTTCAGCCGGCCGAACTCCGACCCGAGCAAGCGGCCGGTCCCGATCAAGTCGAAGACGTTCGTGTTTAGCTCCCACTCGCAGGCCTACGTTGCCGCGGCCGCCGAGCTGTGGGGCGGGGACGTCGAGGCGTGGACCCCGCAGAACCAGAAGATCGCCCAGTACCGGGTGATCTCCAAGGCCACGGGGATCCGCGCGATTCTCCCGGCCGGGGACCCGCTGTCCCAGTCCTACGAGATGTGGTCCGGTGGCGGCTGCTCCCGCCGGTGCGACGGCGAGACCGAGCAGAAGACCCGCAAGGCGTGCCTGTGCCTGGCGCAGTACGGGATCGACTGGCACCTCCGCTCCCCTCAGCAGGTGTGCCGGCCGACGAGCCGCATCAACGTGATGCTGCCGGACCTGCCGGACCTCGGGGTGTGGCGGCTGGAGTCGAAGTCGTACTACGCGGCCGACGCCATCGCGGGCGGGCTCGACATCGTGCTCCAGGCCACCGAGGGCCGGTCGATGATGCCGGTCCGGATGTGGATCGAGCAGCGCACCGCGGTCCGGGAGGGCAAGACCAAGCAGTTCCCGGTCGTGATGGTGGTGCCGTCGCTGCCGAAGCTGCGTCACGCCCTGTCCGGTCCGCTGTCGACTGCGGCCGCCCTGGACCCGGGTGTCCTGGTGGACCGGCCCGCGATCGAGGCGCCCCGCCCGGACTACCTGGCTGACGCCCGGGGGTGCCGGACCGAGGCCGACGTGCAGATGGTGTGGCGGAAGGCCGACGGTGCGGGGCACGGGTCGCCGGAACTGCTGGAGGACTTGAAGCAGATCGCGGCGGACATCGCCCGCGGTGTCGACCCGCAGACCGGCGCGCTGGACTCCGATGACGACGACCTCGACGACGACGGCGTGGTCGATGTGGAGATCGTCGAGGACGACGAGCCGCCGACGGCTGTCGGCTGGCCGGCGGTTGCCGCTCCCGGATCGGGGGCCCGCTCATGA
- a CDS encoding exonuclease domain-containing protein, producing the protein MSWHSGRMAALDFESSDKHHETARIVTCALILVGGGQPTDYRNWLLNPGIPQEPGAIAVHGITDEYAAEHGQPAEQGVTEIVKALSEVIAAGIPIVGHNVGSYDLNLLSHESVRHLGAPLTETIPDAAARMRVIDTLVLDKQAAPFRSRVSETQGPYQLKTAAQRYALGWDDKAAHGADYDALMSARAAWHMGNIAHRPRLERPDWVRALRTERFDSLAVSLDDLHAAQAQWARRDAESFQRFLRDPAKAGAKHDPNAVVRGEWPLIPHQQDGDQ; encoded by the coding sequence ATGAGCTGGCACTCCGGCCGGATGGCCGCCCTCGACTTCGAATCCAGCGACAAGCACCACGAGACCGCCCGCATCGTCACCTGCGCCCTCATCCTCGTCGGCGGCGGACAGCCCACCGACTACCGCAACTGGCTGCTCAACCCCGGCATCCCCCAAGAACCCGGCGCGATCGCCGTACACGGCATCACCGACGAATACGCCGCCGAGCACGGGCAGCCCGCCGAGCAGGGCGTCACGGAGATCGTGAAGGCGCTCAGCGAGGTCATCGCGGCCGGGATCCCGATCGTGGGGCACAACGTCGGCAGCTACGACCTGAACCTCCTCTCCCACGAATCGGTACGGCACCTCGGCGCCCCGCTCACGGAGACCATTCCGGACGCTGCGGCCCGGATGCGGGTCATCGACACGCTCGTCCTCGACAAGCAGGCCGCCCCATTCCGGTCGCGGGTGTCGGAGACGCAGGGCCCGTACCAGCTGAAGACGGCCGCACAGCGGTACGCCCTGGGCTGGGACGACAAGGCGGCGCACGGCGCCGACTACGACGCCCTCATGTCGGCCCGGGCCGCCTGGCACATGGGCAACATCGCCCACCGGCCGCGGCTGGAGCGCCCCGACTGGGTGCGGGCCCTGCGCACGGAGCGCTTCGACTCCCTCGCCGTGAGCCTCGACGACCTGCACGCCGCGCAGGCGCAGTGGGCGCGCCGGGACGCCGAGTCCTTCCAGCGGTTCCTCCGCGACCCGGCGAAGGCCGGCGCCAAGCACGACCCGAACGCCGTGGTCCGCGGCGAGTGGCCCCTCATCCCCCACCAGCAGGACGGAGACCAGTGA
- a CDS encoding DNA cytosine methyltransferase, with the protein MKFRHDSGLDFTDLFCGGGGSTTGLIETGYILGLAMNHSPVSIRTHMANHPMAKHLCEDINAFDKRSLPRTRVLWGSPICTEIAPAGGRKRSRGQVAIAMDGEDNEDGIASAETFTRTRATALDIVAATEVHRYDAVLCENVVEFATDWELFDWWIGGMTILGYNHQIVSASSAHLGGGDNPQAPQYRDRIYVVFTRKGIPLPNLEVRPEALCPECGPVQAHQVWRNPRRRKIGKWGVQYDYRCPNRACGHLILDPTVRPIADIIDWDKAGTRIGDGRPDRRAFTPYAPTTRARVARGLQMFGNAPHVAMLRRNGTAVPVTGPVPALSAQGRHHALVIPIGRKGAPRTTGEPLTTVATKPHHSIVRTAAEVDDCTLRMFTTEELMQAQRFPKGYIVHGNQEERILQAGNAVSVNAARWIGERVKAVLV; encoded by the coding sequence ATGAAGTTCCGACACGACAGCGGCCTCGACTTCACCGACCTGTTCTGCGGCGGCGGAGGATCCACGACCGGCCTCATCGAGACCGGCTACATCCTCGGCCTCGCCATGAACCACAGTCCCGTCAGCATCCGCACCCACATGGCCAATCACCCGATGGCCAAGCACCTGTGCGAGGACATCAACGCGTTCGACAAGCGGAGCCTGCCCCGCACCCGGGTGCTGTGGGGCTCCCCGATCTGCACCGAAATTGCACCGGCCGGCGGACGCAAGCGCAGCCGCGGTCAGGTCGCCATCGCCATGGACGGCGAGGACAACGAGGACGGCATCGCGTCGGCCGAGACGTTCACGAGGACCAGGGCGACCGCGCTTGACATCGTCGCGGCCACCGAGGTCCACCGGTACGACGCGGTGCTGTGCGAGAACGTCGTCGAGTTCGCCACGGACTGGGAGCTCTTCGACTGGTGGATCGGCGGCATGACGATCCTCGGCTACAACCACCAGATCGTCAGCGCCTCCTCCGCCCACCTCGGCGGCGGCGACAACCCGCAGGCCCCGCAGTACCGGGACCGGATCTACGTCGTCTTCACCCGCAAGGGCATCCCCCTGCCGAACCTGGAGGTACGGCCGGAGGCTCTGTGCCCCGAGTGCGGTCCTGTCCAGGCTCACCAGGTGTGGCGCAACCCGCGCCGCCGCAAGATCGGCAAGTGGGGTGTTCAGTACGACTACCGCTGCCCCAATCGGGCCTGCGGTCACCTCATCCTCGACCCCACAGTCCGGCCGATCGCGGACATCATCGACTGGGACAAGGCCGGCACTCGGATCGGTGACGGCCGCCCAGACCGGCGGGCGTTCACCCCCTACGCGCCGACGACCCGCGCCCGGGTGGCCCGCGGCCTCCAGATGTTCGGCAACGCCCCGCACGTGGCGATGCTCCGCCGCAACGGCACCGCGGTCCCGGTCACCGGCCCCGTCCCCGCCCTGTCAGCGCAGGGCCGCCACCACGCCCTCGTCATCCCGATCGGCCGGAAGGGCGCACCACGTACCACGGGCGAGCCGCTGACGACCGTGGCGACGAAGCCCCATCACTCGATCGTCCGGACGGCGGCCGAGGTCGATGACTGCACGCTCCGCATGTTCACCACCGAGGAGCTGATGCAGGCCCAGCGGTTCCCGAAGGGCTACATCGTCCACGGCAACCAAGAGGAGCGAATCCTCCAGGCCGGGAACGCGGTGTCCGTGAACGCGGCCCGCTGGATCGGCGAGCGAGTCAAGGCGGTGCTCGTATGA
- a CDS encoding WhiB family transcriptional regulator has translation MKSRTSVRATAPEWMSDGLCAQTDPTEFYPDRGGSVAVAKKVCAACDVRTNCLDYALTNGEEYGVWGGLSERERHRLTTPATTTALGGAA, from the coding sequence ATGAAGTCCCGTACGAGCGTTCGAGCCACGGCCCCGGAATGGATGTCGGACGGCCTCTGCGCACAGACCGACCCGACTGAGTTCTACCCCGACCGGGGCGGCTCCGTCGCGGTCGCCAAGAAGGTCTGCGCCGCCTGCGACGTCCGCACCAACTGCCTCGACTACGCCCTCACCAACGGCGAGGAGTACGGCGTCTGGGGCGGCCTCTCCGAACGCGAACGCCACCGCCTCACCACCCCCGCCACCACGACGGCCCTCGGAGGTGCCGCATGA
- a CDS encoding WhiB family transcriptional regulator, with protein MTTSIYTRRFGRALSAVPGSVSTAETEPDWRDLASCLDLGALFLPKKEFGPESAARTTAAKKICARCPVLDTCLDNAMTTEYGYVENGRAGVRGGLTPQERAARYKRQRRKVPEPLTLIDQYLRRTEALDDGHVRWTVNTSYITFEGRQYTGAQLAWAVSTNRKPQGILRTACGLAGCVAAEHLTDEVMRDANNRYRSRQTA; from the coding sequence ATGACCACATCCATCTACACCCGCCGCTTCGGCCGGGCCCTCAGCGCCGTCCCCGGATCGGTATCCACCGCCGAGACCGAACCCGACTGGCGTGACCTGGCCTCCTGCCTGGACCTCGGCGCGCTCTTCCTGCCTAAGAAGGAGTTCGGCCCGGAGTCCGCCGCCAGGACCACCGCCGCCAAGAAGATCTGTGCCCGCTGCCCCGTCCTCGACACCTGCCTCGACAACGCCATGACAACCGAATACGGCTACGTCGAAAACGGCCGGGCCGGCGTCCGCGGCGGCCTCACCCCCCAGGAACGCGCCGCCCGCTACAAGCGGCAGCGCCGCAAGGTTCCCGAACCGCTGACGCTCATCGACCAGTACCTCCGCCGCACGGAGGCCCTCGACGACGGACACGTCCGCTGGACGGTGAACACCTCCTACATCACCTTCGAGGGCCGCCAGTACACCGGGGCACAGCTCGCATGGGCCGTGTCAACGAACCGGAAGCCCCAGGGGATCCTCCGGACCGCGTGCGGGCTCGCCGGATGCGTCGCAGCCGAGCACCTCACCGACGAGGTAATGCGCGACGCCAACAACCGCTACCGCTCCAGGCAGACCGCGTGA
- a CDS encoding mucin-2, translated as MPWFKIDDASHSHPKFMAAGNAALGLWLRCGAYSAQHLTEGHVPAAVAKAYGTPPQARKLVAVGLWHEPGHDCPRCPQPAAGYVVHDFFEGGRNATRAQVDASRKGAAERAAKHRDGKKGERIERESDANRARIDDEPDADRERNAPQFSDSTADQDHLSQRTGLEGGAHPQASSTPIQVLPTEVPPPPTPSVRPSTEVANVSGRGEVQPLIAAMVTNGMNVSWGFQPDEWIELRDAVRRVGVPLLIEHAARAWRNAKNTPYSARYFYPGWTSLEAETAYTGPRAITGPPSPAQSYLAQMSAHAERLRQQSAGGA; from the coding sequence ATGCCCTGGTTCAAGATCGATGACGCATCCCACAGCCACCCCAAGTTCATGGCGGCCGGGAACGCGGCGCTCGGTCTGTGGCTGCGCTGCGGGGCGTACTCCGCCCAACACCTCACCGAAGGGCACGTCCCGGCCGCCGTCGCCAAGGCCTACGGCACCCCGCCGCAAGCCCGCAAACTCGTCGCCGTCGGTCTGTGGCACGAGCCCGGCCACGACTGCCCCCGCTGCCCGCAGCCCGCCGCCGGCTACGTCGTGCACGACTTCTTCGAGGGCGGCCGCAACGCCACCCGCGCGCAGGTCGATGCCTCCCGGAAGGGGGCCGCCGAGCGGGCCGCGAAGCACCGCGACGGCAAAAAGGGGGAGCGAATCGAGCGCGAATCGGATGCGAATCGCGCGCGAATCGACGACGAACCGGACGCGGATCGCGAACGAAACGCACCCCAATTCTCTGACTCCACCGCAGATCAGGACCACCTGTCACAGCGCACAGGCCTTGAGGGGGGTGCACACCCCCAAGCCTCTTCCACGCCTATCCAGGTACTTCCTACGGAAGTACCTCCTCCCCCCACCCCCTCCGTACGACCGTCCACCGAGGTCGCCAACGTCTCAGGGAGAGGGGAAGTCCAACCCCTCATCGCCGCCATGGTCACCAACGGCATGAACGTCTCCTGGGGCTTCCAGCCCGACGAATGGATCGAACTCCGCGACGCCGTACGCCGCGTCGGAGTCCCCCTCCTCATCGAGCACGCCGCCCGCGCCTGGCGCAACGCCAAGAACACCCCCTACAGCGCCCGCTACTTCTACCCCGGCTGGACCTCCCTGGAAGCCGAGACCGCCTACACCGGCCCCCGCGCCATCACTGGCCCGCCCTCGCCCGCCCAGTCCTACCTCGCCCAGATGTCCGCCCACGCCGAACGACTGCGCCAGCAGAGCGCCGGAGGAGCCTGA
- a CDS encoding zinc finger domain-containing protein codes for MNPEQIPELIARIALADKRVRVEDPVEQTAQIDMWAGILADVPYDYAIRAAQAHYAVKAWPILPADIATRWAATVRDRMDRHTGTLEPTRYPELDPDDIEGFQQTLRAERRAVITGQTEPTPLKAITGAVPADVQARLDAVGEYVPAAAREQLAQFWPQQRTLGVLAHRCPQCGARPGQHCTTAKTRTNRATPHGARSHPNAA; via the coding sequence ATGAACCCCGAGCAGATCCCCGAACTCATCGCCCGCATCGCCCTCGCCGACAAGCGCGTCCGCGTCGAGGACCCCGTCGAGCAGACCGCACAGATCGACATGTGGGCCGGCATCCTCGCCGACGTCCCGTACGACTACGCCATCCGTGCCGCGCAGGCCCACTACGCGGTGAAGGCCTGGCCGATCCTCCCCGCCGACATCGCCACCCGGTGGGCGGCCACCGTCCGCGACCGCATGGACCGGCACACCGGGACGCTGGAGCCCACCCGATACCCCGAGCTCGACCCCGACGACATCGAGGGTTTCCAGCAGACTCTGCGGGCGGAACGCCGCGCCGTGATCACGGGCCAGACCGAGCCCACCCCGCTGAAGGCCATCACCGGCGCCGTCCCCGCAGACGTACAGGCCCGCCTCGACGCCGTCGGCGAATACGTCCCCGCCGCCGCTCGCGAGCAGCTCGCCCAGTTCTGGCCCCAACAGCGCACCCTCGGCGTCCTCGCCCACCGCTGCCCCCAATGCGGCGCACGCCCCGGCCAGCACTGCACCACCGCCAAAACCCGCACCAACCGCGCCACACCACACGGCGCCCGCAGCCACCCCAACGCCGCCTGA